From the genome of Lotus japonicus ecotype B-129 chromosome 6, LjGifu_v1.2, one region includes:
- the LOC130723213 gene encoding pentatricopeptide repeat-containing protein At2g30100, chloroplastic, translating to MAYAHGFTPVFKFGFVFSSLSSPKQGYPLAFPASKCRFSLKLCDGVSAKVCKFQYPTFFAAKPSLIRGCRRMKSVELDQFVTSDDEEEEEEEEMGDGFFEAIEELERMTREPSDILEEMNERLSARELQLVLVYFSQDGRDSWCALEVFDWLRKENRVDKETMELMVAIMCGWVKKLIQEQHGVGDVVDLLVDMDCVGLRPGFSMVDKVISLYWEMGEKEGAASFVEEVLRRGISRADDDPEGHKGGPTGYLAWKMMADGEYKSAVRLVIRFREAGLKPEVYSYLVAMTAVVKELNEFAKALRKLKTFVKAGSVAALDLEDVELAEKYQSELLADGVRLSKWVIQDGSPSLHGVIHERLLAMYICAGHGIEAERQLWEMKLVGKEADADLYDIVLAICASQKEAAATARLLTRVEVASSPQKKKSLSWLLRGYIKGGHFNEAAETVMKMVGMGLYPEYLDRTAVLQGLRKRIQHHGNLDAYIKLCKSLSDASLIGPCLVYLYIRKYKLWVVKMI from the exons ATGGCATATGCACATGGGTTTACTCCAGTATTCAAATTTGGTTTTGTGTTTTCTTCACTGTCTTCACCAAAACAAGGGTACCCTTTGGCGTTTCCTGCATCAAAGTGTCGATTTTCACTGAAACTCTGTGATGGGGTTTCAGCTAAGGTTTGTAAGTTTCAATATCCTACCTTTTTTGCGGCAAAACCCAGTTTAATCAGAGGTTGTAGGAGGATGAAATCGGTGGAACTGGACCAGTTTGTGACCAgtgatgatgaggaagaagaagaagaagaggaaatggGTGATGGGTTCTTTGAGGCAATTGAGGAGCTTGAGAGGATGACAAGGGAACCTTCTGATATTCTTGAAGAGATGAATGAACGTCTCTCTGCGAGGGAGCTGCAGCTCGTGTTGGTTTATTTCTCGCAGGATGGGAGGGACTCGTGGTGTGCTTTGGAGGTGTTTGATTGGCTCAGGAAGGAGAACAGGGTGGACAAGGAGACTATGGAGCTTATGGTTGCTATCATGTGTGGGTGGGTGAAGAAGTTGATTCAGGAGCAGCATGGTGTTGGTGATGTTGTTGACTTGCTTGTGGACATGGATTGTGTGGGCTTGAGGCCTGGTTTTAGCATGGTTGATAAGGTGATTTCCTTGTATTGGGAGATGGGGGAGAAGGAAGGTGCGGCCTCTTTCGTGGAAGAGGTTTTGAGGCGCGGGATTTCTCGTGCTGATGATGATCCAGAAGGGCATAAAGGAGGGCCAACTGGGTATCTTGCTTGGAAGATGATG GCTGACGGCGAGTACAAAAGTGCTGTTAGATTGGTAATTCGTTTTAGAGAAGCTGGCTTGAAGCCAGAGGTCTACAGCTACCTTGTTGCAATGACTGCTGTGGTTAAGGAGCTGAATGAATTTGCCAAAGCACTGCGCAAGTTGAAAACTTTCGTGAAGGCTGGATCGGTAGCTGCATTAGATCTTGAAGATGTTGAGCTTGCAGAGAAGTATCAATCCGAACTTCTAGCTGACGGAGTGCGCTTGTCCAAATGGGTGATTCAAGATGGCAGCCCATCACTCCATGGAGTAATTCATGAGAGGCTCCTTGCGATGTACATTTGTGCTGGTCACGGAATCGAGGCTGAGAGGCAGTTGTGGGAGATGAAGCTTGTAGGCAAGGAGGCTGATGCAGATCTCTACGACATTGTCCTCGCCATTTGCGCTTCGCAGAAGGAGGCGGCTGCCACGGCAAGGTTGCTGACCCGGGTAGAGGTTGCGAGCTCCCCGCAGAAGAAGAAAAGTCTGTCCTGGTTGTTAAGAGGCTATATTAAAGGTGGTCATTTCAATGAGGCAGCAGAGACTGTCATGAAAATGGTTGGAATGGGGTTGTATCCTGAGTATTTGGATAGGACAGCCGTACTGCAAGGATTAAGGAAAAGGATTCAGCACCATGGAAATTTAGATGCTTATATCAAGCTCTGTAAGTCCCTCTCTGATGCAAGTCTCATCGGACCATGTCTTGTTTATTTGTATATAAGAAAATATAAGCTTTGGGTTGTGAAAATGATCTGA